A window from Marinagarivorans cellulosilyticus encodes these proteins:
- a CDS encoding glutaredoxin family protein: protein MKPARIKAMLPVVIFFVLAAVAAAGIRYGLEQSKKPLIDSNHPNVVAGTLPVVTLYSTAWCSYCKAARTYFTRKNIAFIEKDIEKNPAAYQQYQQLGGNGVPFITINEYTMQGFDRKGFKAAYLKQL, encoded by the coding sequence ATGAAACCTGCGCGAATTAAAGCAATGTTACCGGTGGTTATATTCTTTGTTTTAGCAGCGGTTGCGGCGGCTGGTATTAGGTATGGGCTAGAGCAATCAAAAAAGCCCCTTATCGATAGCAACCACCCGAACGTAGTTGCTGGAACTTTACCCGTTGTAACGCTGTACAGCACGGCTTGGTGTAGCTATTGCAAAGCAGCGCGCACGTACTTTACACGCAAAAATATTGCTTTTATCGAAAAGGATATTGAAAAGAACCCCGCAGCCTACCAACAGTATCAGCAGTTAGGTGGGAACGGGGTGCCTTTTATTACAATTAATGAATACACAATGCAAGGCTTTGACCGAAAAGGCTTTAAAGCTGCTTATCTCAAGCAACTTTGA
- a CDS encoding helix-turn-helix domain-containing protein, whose amino-acid sequence MTKYSKTKTSFYRRLYVAHLIDGGINTVPAIIRHTNMPRRTVQDTILALHELDINCEFVGGNKNGGYRINGWGAISSDWVSANLSTLVHVLALPLKAGE is encoded by the coding sequence ATGACGAAATACAGCAAAACAAAAACGAGCTTTTACCGGCGTTTATATGTTGCCCATTTAATTGATGGCGGGATTAATACTGTGCCAGCGATTATTAGGCACACCAACATGCCAAGGCGCACCGTGCAAGACACCATTTTGGCCCTACATGAGCTGGATATTAATTGCGAGTTTGTGGGGGGGAATAAAAACGGGGGCTATCGGATTAATGGGTGGGGTGCTATTAGCTCTGATTGGGTCAGTGCTAATTTATCCACTTTGGTTCATGTATTGGCTTTGCCGTTAAAGGCCGGCGAATGA
- a CDS encoding TonB-dependent receptor — translation MKCKLLVAAISAASLNAYALDGQVITEQGVPVVGAKIKVSGSKQFIVSDDQGRFQIDDDANEVHVLAPGYSHQMVHLHDRDGAPLVVRLAASVIEQVDVIGLPIHTSVIESALPVSVLTGEELRNQQASTLGDTLDRQPGVNSNFHGNVASTPVIRGLSGPRVLITQNSLDVSDVSRVGPDHSVASEVSTAQQVEILRGPATLFYGSGAIGGVVNVVDQRVPTDPETRGEFMLSRETVNQQNLASFNATTGAQHFAFYADGFWREADDYKVPVAPEQEDEHEEDHDEEHADKHIVANSAEQSSGYTVGSSYLLDNGYVGIAVGRLDREYGIPGHSHGEPEAGDAAVVYADLEQNRYQLLSELTVDFAGLRAINTRAAYTDYSHAEIEGGDIGTVFSNQTTELRLDLLHQEWRHWKGGLNFHYKNSEVEAQGDEAFTPPSTTQTLAMAMMEERHFGDVLVQFGGRAERVTISADNALLPPLEVHGHEPESDEAHDDHAAEETRVFAVDQSFTPVSLSLGAVWDFAPGYNLGVSLSRAQRAPSASELLSFGPHIGTRTYEIGALFELHEDDGEPHFELAETDFELETSNNIDLTLRKHEGDFGFILNAFHNQIDDYYYQYFTGKFAEVGHDHGEDDHVGEGDHTDEEEAHEDELPVYIYTHADARLFGFEAQGIWKLSEQWRTTVFSDYVNAELKNGGYLPRTPPLRFGADLDFTGEQLSASLNWTHYAKQDNTAERETPTEGYDMFDATVTYRFPVGADELAFFLKVENLTNTEARVHTSFIKDVAPRPGRNFSFGVRGNF, via the coding sequence ATGAAGTGCAAATTACTGGTTGCTGCCATTTCGGCGGCATCCTTGAATGCGTATGCCCTTGACGGGCAAGTTATTACAGAGCAAGGCGTACCTGTTGTTGGAGCCAAAATAAAAGTCAGCGGCTCAAAGCAGTTTATCGTATCGGATGATCAAGGGCGTTTTCAGATTGATGACGATGCCAATGAGGTTCATGTTTTAGCGCCGGGCTATAGCCATCAAATGGTTCATCTGCATGATCGCGATGGTGCGCCTCTTGTTGTGCGTTTAGCTGCGTCGGTTATCGAGCAGGTGGATGTGATTGGCCTGCCTATCCATACCTCGGTGATAGAATCCGCTTTGCCTGTTTCTGTACTAACTGGTGAGGAGCTTCGTAATCAACAAGCTTCAACGCTCGGTGATACGCTGGACAGACAGCCGGGCGTAAACAGTAATTTCCATGGCAATGTGGCCAGCACACCGGTGATCCGGGGTTTAAGCGGCCCGCGCGTCCTTATTACTCAAAATAGTCTGGATGTCAGTGATGTTTCTCGCGTTGGGCCTGATCATTCGGTAGCGTCTGAGGTTTCAACGGCTCAGCAAGTCGAGATTTTACGTGGCCCCGCCACATTGTTTTACGGTAGTGGTGCTATTGGCGGTGTAGTTAATGTGGTAGATCAACGGGTGCCAACAGACCCCGAAACTCGCGGCGAATTCATGCTTAGCCGCGAAACCGTCAACCAACAAAATCTTGCGTCTTTTAATGCCACAACTGGTGCGCAGCATTTCGCTTTTTATGCGGATGGCTTTTGGCGTGAAGCCGACGACTATAAAGTACCAGTGGCACCAGAGCAGGAGGACGAGCATGAGGAAGATCACGATGAGGAGCATGCCGATAAGCACATAGTCGCTAATAGCGCAGAGCAATCCAGCGGCTATACAGTGGGCTCCAGCTACTTGCTGGATAACGGTTATGTCGGAATAGCAGTAGGTCGTTTAGATCGCGAATATGGTATTCCCGGACACAGTCATGGAGAGCCAGAAGCAGGCGATGCCGCAGTTGTTTATGCGGATTTAGAGCAAAATCGCTATCAACTATTAAGCGAGTTGACTGTGGATTTTGCCGGGCTACGCGCGATAAATACACGCGCGGCCTACACGGACTATAGCCACGCGGAAATAGAGGGTGGCGATATCGGGACGGTGTTCTCGAATCAGACTACTGAGTTGCGATTAGATTTGTTACATCAAGAATGGCGCCACTGGAAGGGCGGGCTTAATTTTCACTATAAAAACAGTGAGGTAGAAGCGCAAGGTGACGAGGCTTTTACTCCGCCATCGACGACCCAGACATTAGCCATGGCCATGATGGAAGAACGGCATTTTGGAGATGTGTTAGTGCAGTTTGGAGGTCGGGCCGAGAGGGTGACTATTTCCGCAGATAATGCTCTATTGCCACCCTTGGAAGTCCACGGTCACGAGCCAGAATCTGATGAGGCGCATGATGATCACGCTGCAGAAGAAACGCGTGTTTTCGCTGTGGATCAATCTTTTACACCGGTTAGCTTGTCTTTGGGGGCGGTATGGGATTTCGCGCCTGGTTACAATTTGGGCGTGTCATTATCACGTGCTCAGCGCGCGCCTTCAGCTTCTGAGCTTTTATCTTTCGGCCCACATATTGGTACGCGGACATACGAAATAGGTGCACTATTCGAGTTGCATGAAGATGACGGTGAGCCCCATTTCGAACTGGCCGAAACTGACTTCGAGTTAGAAACCTCAAACAATATTGACTTAACGCTTCGCAAGCACGAAGGTGATTTCGGTTTTATTTTGAATGCCTTCCATAATCAAATAGACGACTATTACTATCAGTATTTCACTGGGAAATTCGCTGAGGTTGGGCACGACCATGGTGAAGATGATCACGTGGGTGAAGGCGATCATACAGATGAGGAAGAGGCGCACGAAGACGAATTACCGGTGTATATCTACACCCATGCCGATGCTAGGCTTTTTGGTTTTGAGGCGCAAGGAATATGGAAGTTAAGTGAGCAGTGGCGTACAACAGTATTTTCGGATTACGTAAATGCCGAGCTTAAAAATGGCGGTTATTTACCGAGAACGCCCCCGTTGCGTTTCGGCGCAGATTTGGACTTTACTGGCGAGCAATTAAGCGCTTCTTTAAACTGGACCCATTACGCGAAGCAAGACAATACCGCCGAGCGTGAAACGCCTACTGAAGGTTATGATATGTTTGACGCTACGGTGACTTATCGTTTTCCTGTAGGGGCAGATGAGTTAGCGTTTTTTCTAAAAGTCGAAAACCTAACGAATACCGAAGCGCGCGTGCATACTTCATTTATTAAAGATGTTGCCCCACGACCCGGTCGCAATTTTAGCTTTGGTGTTCGCGGTAATTTTTAA
- a CDS encoding META domain-containing protein, with the protein MKKLLMSVTTVCLVACQGDTVLDSQALANTEWVLKYSQSDIGLQESLSGLFTVKFDAQSQMEVSHQCGTYMTTYTAEYTSDGLSAPIKISSMGSPDEANCDTTQLMAYQNTLNAVTDYDLNADTLILNEGNIASLILVRRFNLCSAPASLTGSPPDDVYAPITVWLDVGDNAHPGITQVFDEQYPDFMVMPSSECDARILASMNRNTLDQLRCNDAVNSITYR; encoded by the coding sequence ATGAAAAAATTATTGATGAGTGTTACCACCGTGTGTCTAGTCGCCTGCCAAGGCGATACCGTTTTGGATTCACAAGCTCTTGCCAATACCGAATGGGTATTAAAATACAGCCAATCAGATATAGGTTTGCAAGAGTCTTTAAGTGGATTATTTACCGTGAAGTTTGACGCACAATCGCAAATGGAAGTTTCGCACCAGTGCGGTACTTACATGACGACTTACACTGCCGAGTACACTTCTGATGGCCTAAGCGCGCCCATAAAAATTTCGTCTATGGGCTCACCGGATGAAGCGAATTGCGATACCACGCAATTAATGGCTTACCAAAATACCTTGAATGCCGTCACCGATTACGATTTAAACGCCGACACGCTAATATTAAACGAGGGAAATATTGCTAGCTTGATATTGGTGCGTCGTTTTAATTTATGCAGCGCCCCTGCGTCTCTTACCGGAAGCCCTCCTGACGACGTATACGCACCTATAACCGTATGGCTTGATGTAGGCGATAACGCCCATCCAGGTATTACACAAGTATTTGACGAACAATACCCCGACTTTATGGTAATGCCTTCTAGCGAATGCGACGCCCGAATTTTGGCGAGCATGAATCGCAACACGCTCGATCAGTTACGCTGCAATGATGCCGTTAATAGCATTACTTACCGTTAA
- a CDS encoding DUF1552 domain-containing protein: MSKQLLSTTRRQLIKTSSLLAGSIATANALADNVSPSDTPRVIFVHVPGGAIAERWHPQGCGDDFALNEMSAPFEPVKQHCVFLQGINLVDYGHGTLWRQLNPESSHSESLDIRLAKHFGEDVPLALSAVNSSLDTMTYSAEAGLIPAASNMESVFNALFSQAQSSSPLFNHFAQQELALDPYDFETQSRQMLELAVLGLQHNKTRVASLQLGDDEGNFRLPSLGLDIDYAQALHATASPQAFIAFRQFLSERVAYLIKLLAATPDSNGNPLIDSTLVVQVANMGDGRSHTGTDAPVMLAGGKQFIKNGLVIRPPAGANTQRELLDTVSSALGLTGDNYGAGPISSLLL; the protein is encoded by the coding sequence ATGAGTAAACAATTATTATCGACGACTCGGCGCCAACTAATAAAAACAAGTAGCTTGCTAGCGGGGAGCATCGCCACGGCAAATGCATTGGCCGACAATGTCAGCCCTTCTGATACACCACGCGTTATATTCGTACATGTACCTGGTGGAGCCATTGCCGAACGATGGCACCCACAGGGCTGTGGTGATGACTTTGCTCTTAATGAAATGAGCGCGCCTTTCGAACCGGTAAAACAACATTGCGTATTTTTACAAGGTATTAACCTCGTTGATTATGGCCATGGCACCCTTTGGCGCCAATTAAACCCAGAATCGAGTCACAGCGAATCACTGGACATTCGCCTAGCGAAGCATTTTGGCGAAGATGTGCCATTAGCGCTTTCTGCAGTTAACTCCTCCCTAGACACAATGACTTACAGCGCAGAGGCCGGTCTAATTCCAGCAGCCTCCAATATGGAAAGTGTTTTCAATGCTTTGTTTTCGCAAGCACAATCAAGCTCACCATTGTTTAACCATTTCGCGCAGCAAGAGCTAGCATTGGACCCTTACGATTTTGAAACACAATCGCGACAAATGCTAGAGCTAGCCGTTTTAGGATTGCAGCACAATAAGACTCGTGTTGCGAGTTTGCAGCTAGGGGATGATGAAGGTAATTTTAGACTACCTAGCCTTGGGTTAGATATTGATTATGCGCAAGCACTTCACGCGACAGCATCGCCGCAAGCCTTTATTGCTTTTCGGCAATTTTTAAGCGAGCGCGTAGCCTATTTGATTAAACTATTAGCTGCTACACCTGATAGCAATGGCAACCCGCTGATAGACTCAACCTTAGTCGTGCAAGTCGCAAATATGGGAGACGGCCGCAGCCATACAGGTACAGATGCGCCGGTAATGCTGGCGGGCGGAAAACAGTTTATTAAAAATGGCTTAGTTATCCGCCCTCCCGCTGGCGCTAATACACAGCGCGAACTATTGGATACGGTGAGTTCTGCATTAGGCTTAACAGGCGATAACTATGGCGCTGGCCCCATAAGCTCTTTGTTACTGTAA